Genomic DNA from Paracoccus aminophilus JCM 7686:
TATTTCGCCCGCGCATTCGGATCCATCGCCCGGCCGCCAAAGGCGATGCAGCGCCCACGCGCATCGCGGATCGGGAACATGATCCGGCCGCGAAAGCGATCAAAGGGCGCACCGCCGTCATCGGGCTTGGCGCAAAGCCCGGCCTCGACGATCAGCCTCTCGTCGATCCCCTTGGCCTTGAGCGCCTGAAACAACCCCTGCCGCTGATCGGGCGCATAGCCGATGCCGAAGCGCTCGCGGTCGGGATCGCTGAGGCCGCGCCGGGTCAGGTAATCGCGCGCCTCTTGCGCCATGCCGGTCTGAAGTTGCAGCCGGAACCAGCGCACCGCCTCTTCCATGACCTCGACGAGCTTGGCGCGCCGGTCGGTCTTTTGCACCTGACCGGGATCGCGCGCAGGCATGGGCAGACCCGCCTCGCCCGCCAGAACCTCGACCGCTTCGAGAAAGCCCATCCCGTCGGCTTCTTGCATGAAGCGCAGGGCATCGCCTTTGGCATGGCAGCCGAAGCAGTAATAAAACCCTTTTTGATCATCGACATGGAACGAGGCCGATTTTTCCTGATGGAAGGGGCACGGCGCCCACCAATCGCCCTTGGCCTGATTGGAGCGGCGCAGGTCCCATTGCACCTTTCGCCCGATAATGCGCGACAAAGGCACACGGGCGCGGATTTCATCAAGGAATTGCGGAGACAGGCTCATGGGTTGAATATCGTCACGGAAAGGGCAGTTGAAAAGAGGGATCAGGCCCCGACAGCGCCGCGCGCGAGACCTTGGTAGATGGCAATCAGCCGCTCGCGGTCAAGTCGTCCGCCCGCGCGATACCAATTGGTCACCCCGGTCAGCATACCGATAAGTGCGAGCATAGCCAGACGCGGATCGTCGAGCCGCATCCGCCCCTCGCGCTGACCGTCGATCAGGATGATCTCAAGCGCATCCTCATAGCGGCGACGCAGGCCCGCGATCATCGCATGATTTTCGGGCGAGAGGTTACGCAGTTCCATATAGGCCAGAAAGACCTCCTCGAGGTGATCGAGGCTCATCGCGATATGGGTCGCGACGAAATGATCGAGCCGGGTCAGCGCATCGGTGTCAGGGCGGTCGTGCCATTCGGCCAGCACCGCCTCCATATGGGTTTTCAGCAGATCGGCGAGAAGCGTCTGCTTGTCGGGCGTATAGGCGTAAAGCGTGCCGACCTGCACACCGACCGCCGCCGCGATCTGACGCATCGAGACCGCCGCATAGCCGTGCCGGGCAAAAAGCCGCAAAGCCGCCTCGCGGATGAGGGGGCCGGTAATCTCGGATCGGGAACCTTGTGTGCGCGCCATGGCGCCTTCTATGCCGTGATCCCCGCTGGCGAAAGCCCGAACCGCGGCCCCGCGCCACCGCCCTCGCCGAGATTGCCACCGCGCGCGGCACACCCTTGTGAAACCGCACGCCCGCACTCTATCCTGCACGCCAACCAATCAGGAGAGCCCGATGGCGCATTCCCCGATTTCCCGCCATCTCGGCCCCTGCCTTGCCCTTGCGCTGAGCCTGCCGCTGCTGGCTTGCGGCGATACGGTCACGGATTACCCGAAGCTCGCGCCGACCGATCAGCTGCTCGCACCTCCGGCGATTCCCGCCCATGCCCAAGAGGCTGCCGCCGCGCCGGAACGCGTGCGCGACGGGCTTGAAGCCGAGGGGCGTGGCCTCAAGGGGCGGGCCGCAGCGACCGGGTCGCGTCCGGTCGACAATCGTGATCTGACCGCCCGCGCCGCCGCCCTTCGCGCCCGCGCCGAGGCGCTCAAACAGGCCGATGTCCCCTCGGGCGGGGCCAGCATGACCAACTGCCCCGAGGGTCAGACCGATTGCGCCGCGCCGGCGAAAGAATAACAGGCAAAGAACAACAGCTGCCGCAAAGGCTCCAAGAAAGGACAGGACGTGCCGGTCATTACCTGCATCGACGATCTCAAGTCACTTCACCGTCGCCGTGCCCCGCGCATGTTTTACGATTACGCCGAAAGCGGCAGTTACACCGAGCAGACCTTCCGCGAGAACTCCGAGGACTTTCAGAAGGTCCGTTTCCGCCAGAAAGTCGCCGTCGATATGGCCGATCGCTCGACCGAAAGCACGATGATCGGCGAGCGGGTGACCATGCCCGTGGGCCTTGCGCCGGTCGGCTCGACCGGGATGCAATGTGCCGATGGTGAGATCAAGGCGGCGCGCGCCGCGCAGAAATTCGGCGTGCCCTTCACGCTCTCGACCATGTCGATCTGCTCTATCGAAGACGTGGCGGCCAATACCGAAAAGCCCTTCTGGTTTCAGCTTTACGTCATGCGCGACGAGGATTTCGTCGATGGCATGATCGAGCGCGCCAAGAAGGCGAAATGCTCGGCACTGGTCCTGACGCTGGATCTGCAAATCCTCGGCCAGCGCCACAAGGATCTGAAAAACGGGCTGTCGGCGCCGCCGCGGTTCACGCTGCCGGTCATCATGGATCTGGCCCGGCGCTGGCGCTGGTGCATGGGCATGGCGGGGACCAAACGGCGCACCTTCGGCAATATCGTCGGCCATGTGAAAAACGTCGATGATCTCTCGAGCCTGTCGAGCTGGACGAGCGAGCAGTTCGACCCCCAGCTTGACTGGTCGAAAATCGCGCGCATCCGCGAGCAATGGGGCGGCAAGCTGATCCTCAAGGGCATTCTGGACGAAGAGGATGCCCGCATCGCCGCCGATTTCGGCGCGGATGCGATCGTGGTCTCGAACCATGGCGGGCGTCAGCTCGACGGCGCGCTCAGCGCGATCCGGATGCTGCCCCATATCGTCAAGGCGGTGGGCGACCGGGTCGAGGTTCATATGGACAGCGGCATCCGCTCGGGTCAGGACGTGCTGCGTGCGCTGGCGCTCGGGGCCCATGCGACCTATATCGGCCGCGCCTTTATCTATGGTCTTGGCGCGATGGGTGAGGAAGGCGTGCGCACCGCGCTCGAGATCATCCACAAAGAGCTCGACACCACGATGGCGCTTTGCGGCGAGCGTGATGTCCGCAACTTCGGGCCGCAGAACATCCTGCTGCCGCGCGATTTCCTTGACGAATACAGCAGCCTCTGACCCTTACGAACCAGCAGGCTGGCGGATGTCTCCGCCAGTCTCGTCCTGCCGTTTGCGGCCGGGCCGGAGCACGGCCATCAGCCGCAGATAGGCAAGGCCGACAATGATCGGCCCGACGATCCCAGCCAGCAGCACCAGCCATTCATTGCTGACCCCGCTCCAGCCCGCGACCAGCTCGAAAAAGACATGCAGGAAATAGATCGAGCCCGAGAGATAGCCCAGATCCAGCACGGGTTTGGGCAGTTTCAGCCGCAGGGTCAGCACGAATAAGAGCCCCGCCCCGAGATAGGAAAAGAACGGCACTTCGAGATAGCTGCGCTCGCTAAGCCCGTAATTCAGCGCGACCCAGCTTGCCTCGGCGACCATGGCCAACAGCGCGAGCAGCGACAGCGGCAAGATCAGCCGCGGCCCGGGCAAGGCCTCAAGCCCGCGGTTCTTGACCACACCAGCCAGCACATAACCCATCACCATGAAGGGGAAGATGATGAAAGGCCCGTTGCGATAACGGTGCATCGGCATATCCGCGAGCCCGGTAATGTTGACATATTGCAGCACAACCCCGGCAATCGCGCAGAGGACCGCCACCAGAACCAGCAGCCGCGTCGCACCGCCAAGCCGCTTGCCAAGCCAGAGCAGCCCCGCAAACATCACCCCGGCCACGACCATCCCCGCCAGAAACCACAGCTGCATATAGCCCCAGATGAAGGGGGCCAGCAGATCGCGTGGCTTCGTGACATAGTTCAGCCAGATCGGCGCATAAAAGACGGTCCAGAGCACGTGCAGCATGAGCACGCGCCGCATCCACAGCCCGAGCTTGCGTTTGGCGACGACATGGAACAGGAAAAATCCCGAGGCGATGGCGAAGCTCGGCACGATCAGCCGCAGCAGGCTGTTTGCGAAAACGAAGACTTCCAGCCCGAGATGATTCTGCAGCAACCCCGAATGTCCGAGCGCCACCAGAAGAGCCATGACGAATTTCAGGTAATCAATCGAATAGATCCGGACCAAAGCAATTTCTTCCCAGCCAGAGGCGCTTATGGGGGTGAAACTATGTAAATCGCCTCGGCGAAGCGAGGGCAAAAGCATCTTTCCTTTACACCAAATCCACGCTATAGGCCCGTCTTTAGCCGCCATGCACCCTTGGAGGATGGCGGTTTTGTCTTAAACTGAAGGATCAAAGACATGGCCAAAGAGATTCCGAATCTGGTGGCCGAGGCACGCACGGGGACAGGCAAGGGGGCCGCCCGTCAAGCTCGCCGCGAAGGCAAGGTGCCCGGCATCGTTTATGGCGACGGCAAAGAGCCGCAGCCGATTGCGATCGAATTCAACTCGCTGCTGACCAAGCTGCGCGCAGGTCGTTTCCTGTCGACGCTGTGGAACCTGAAGGTTGATGGTCAGGAAGACGTGCGCGTCGTTTGCCGCGGCGTTCAGCGCGATGTGGTCAAGGACCTGCCGACCCACATCGACTTCATGCGCCTGCATCGCAACACCCGCGTGAACCTGTTCATTCACGTGACGTTCGAAAACCACGACGCAGCCCCCGGCCTGAAGCGCGGCGGTACGCTGACCGTGGTTCGCCCGGAAGTCGAGCTGGTTGTGACCGCCTCGGACATCCCGGATCACATCACGGTCGACCTGACCGGCAAGAACATCGGCGATGTCATCCACATCGAAGATATCGTGCTGCCGAAGGGCGTGAAGCCGACCATCGACCGCAACTTCGTGATCGCCAACATCACTGCACCGGCCGGTCTGGTCGCGGGTGATGACGCCGCCGAAGGCGAAGCCGCCGAAGCCTGATCGCTTCCGCAGCAGAATTGAAAGGGCGGCCCTCGATCAGAGGCCGCCCTTTTTCATTGCCGCGTTCTTGTTGCCGCATTCTTGGCGACTGTCCGGGCCGGGCGTCTGGCCGAACGCGCTCAGCCCCGGACCACGGCCATGACAAATCCGTCCCAGCCCTTTTCGCCAACTGTCTGAAGCGCCGTCGCCTCAAGGCGAGGATCGGCAGCGATCATCTCGAGAAAACGGCGCACGCCCTGCACATTGGCATCGGCGCTGTCGCCTTGCGTGACCGCGCCACCCCGGACGACATTGTCTCCGATGAGGAGCGTGCCGGGGCGAGAGAGCGTCATCGCCCATTCGAGATAGGCCGGATTGTTCGGTTTGTCGGCATCGATGAAAATCAGATCGAAATGCCCCTCAAGCTCGGGCAGCACCTCAAGCGCCGGACCCTCACGCAGATCGACCCGCGCCCTAAGCCCCGCCCGCGCCAGATTGGCCCGCGCGATCTCGGCATGATGGGCATTCGCCTCGATCGTGGTAATCGCGCCGCCCTCGGGCAGCGCCCGCGCCATCCAGATTGTGCTGTAGCCGCCCAAAGTCCCGATTTCGAGCACGCGCCGCGCGCCCGTCAGCGGGACCAGCAGCGCCAGCATCTTGCCCTGCATCGCCGAGACATCATGCGCGGGCAGCCCCGCCGCAGCATTGGTCGCTAAGACCTCAGCGAGCACCGGATCCGCCGGGGCGAGCAGGTCTGAAAAGTAACCATCGACCCGCGCCCAATCCTCTGAATCCCGTCCCGGATAATCTGGTTGACGCATTTTCTTCTCCGCTCGCTCAGCCCATGGTAATCCGTCACCGGAATGACGCAAAATTGCGACATCCCGGCGACAGGTGCGGGGCTTGGCGTCGGAAAGGGCGCTAGTCGCCGCGCCCGAAGGCATAGACCTCTTCCGTGCGCCGCGCCTCAAGATCGCGAAAGCCTTGCGCGGTCAGCGAGGCCAGAATCTTGTCGCGCGTGTCTTCACCATAAAGGTTCGGATGCAGCTCGACGATGACCAGCCGGATGCTGGCAGGCAAAGGCGCCAGCAAAAGCGCGGCCTCGGCGCCCTCGATATCCATGGTCAGCACCGTCGCCTCGCGCTTCGCGAGCAAGCGCCCAAAGCGCTTGGCCGCGACCTCGACCGGGCGCATCCCCTTGCCCTTGGTCTCGCCGAGAGAGGCCGCCCAGAAGGCGCCGCGCAGGTTCAGCGTCACGCTGTCGCCCGCATAATCATCGGGCACGACCGCGCCCTTGATCAGCCGAAGCCCCTCGCCTGCATTGCGGCGCAGATTGCGGCGCAGCGCGTCGTGCATTTCGGGATTGGCCTCGACCGTGGTGACATTCTCGGCCCCGACGATCCGCGCCGCGACAATCGCGACCAGCCCCGCGCCCGAGCCGCAATCGAGCACCCGATCTCCCGGCCGCAGATGAGCGCGCGCCAGATCGCGCTCAAAATGCTCATAGCCCTGATCCTTCAGCCGCCCACGCAGACGGTCGTTCAACTGACCCGAGGGGATGCGCAATTCCGCCCCGTCGATCTCGAATGTCTCGAACTCACCATCCGCCATGACCTGCACTCCCTTGCCGCAATCCCACTTCGTTGCTACCTACACGCCCTGCCCCCGCCAAGGGGGCCAATGCGGAAAGGAATGACGATGCAGCCCATCCATATCATCGGCGCGGGTCTGGCCGGCTCGGAGGCCGCCTGGCAAATCGCCGAGGCAGGCGTGCCCGTCGTCCTTCACGAGATGCGCCCCAAGGTCGAGACCTTCGCCCATCGCACCGGCGATTGCGCGGAAATGGTCTGCTCGAACTCCTTCCGTTCGGATGATGACCAGATGAACGCCGTCGGCCAGCTCCATTGGGAAATGCGCGCGGCCAATGGCCTCATCATGCGCATGGCCGACCAGCATCGCCTGCCCGCGGGCGGCGCGCTGGCCGTGGACCGCGACGCCTTCTCGAACGCCGTCAGCGAGGTTCTGCGCGCTCATCCCCTGATCGAGATCCGGGGCGAGGAAATCACCGACCTGCCGAGCGAAGGCAATTGGATCGTCGCGACCGGGCCCTTGACCTCGGCGGCGCTTGGCCAATCGATCCAATCTCTGACCGGCGCGGATTCCTTGGCCTTCTTCGACGCAATTGCCCCGATCGTTCACGCCGACAGCATCGATATGTCGATCTGCTGGCTGCAAAGCCGCTATGACAAAGGCGAGACCGAGGAAGAGCGCACCGCCTATATCAACTGCCCGATGACGCGCGAGGATTACGAGGCCTTCATCGACGCGCTTCTCGCCGCCGACAAGGCCGAGTTCCGCGAGGGCGAAACCGCGGGCTATTTCGACGGCTGCCTGCCGATCGAGGTCATGGCAGAGCGTGGCCGCGAGACCCTGCGCCACGGGCCGATGAAGCCGGTCGGGCTGACCAATGCCCATAAGCCCTCCGAAAAAGCCTATGCGGTGGTGCAGCTGCGCCGCGATAACGCTCTGGGGACGCTCTATAATATCGTGGGCTTTCAAACCAAGATGAAATATGGCGCGCAAACCGAGGTTTTCAAACGAATTCCCGGCCTCCAGAATGCCAGCTTCGCGCGCCTTGGCGGTATCCATCGCAACACCTTCCTGAACTCGCCCACCCTGATCGACGACCGTTTGCGGCTGCGACTGCGCCCCAATCTGCGCTTTGCCGGGCAGGTCACCGGCGTCGAAGGCTATGTCGAAAGCGCCGCGATGGGGCTTTTGGCGGGCCGGATGGCGGCGGCCGAAGCTCTGGGCCACGACCTGCCGCCGCCGCCCCTGACGACCTCGATGGGCGCTTTGGTCAACCACATCACTGGCGGCGCCGAGGCCAAGACCTTCCAGCCGATGAACGTGAATTTCGGCCTCTACCCGCCGCTTGAGGACATCAAGGGCGGGCGTCGTGGCCGCAAGAACCGCTATCCGGCCTATACCGACCGCGCGAAGGCCGATTTCAACAGCTGGCTGGCCGCGCAGGGCTAAGATGACCCGCACCCGCTTCGCCCCCTCGCCGACCGGACCGCTGCATTTGGGCCATGCCTTTGCAGCCCTGACGGCGGCGCGGTTGGCGGATGCGGGCCAGTTTTTGCTGCGGATCGAGGATATCGACCAAAGCCGCTGCCGCCCGGCCTATGAGGCCGCGATTTTCGAGGATCTGGCTTGGCTGGGCCTCGATTGGCCAAAGCCGGTCTGGCGTCAGTCCGAGCGGCTCGGCGCTTATCAGCAGGCGCTCGACCGGCTGGCAGCACTTGGGCTGATCTATCCCTGCTCCTGCCGCCGCGCCGATATTCTCGCCGCGCTCGACGCGCCGCAAGAGGGCCAGAAGCCGCTGATTGGCCCCGATGGTCCGATCTATCCCGGCACCTGCCGCCACCGCGCGATGTCGGATGCGCGCCCCGAGGATGCGATCCGGCTGAATGCGGCCAAGGCCTTCGCGCTTCTCGATCTAAGCGAGGTCGCGTTTCTGGATGAAAACATCGCGCCGGGCGTGTCCCACCGCCTTGCCGCGACCGAGTTCCTGACCGGCGTCGGCGATGTCGTGCTCGCGCGGCGCGGCATGGGCACCTCCTATCATCTGGCCGTGGTGGTCGATGATGCGGCGCAGGGGATCACGCTGGTCACGCGCGGCAAGGATCTGCTGGATTCGACCTGGATCCATGTCCTGTTGCAGCGCCTGCTCGACCTGCCGAGCCCGCGCTATCACCATCACCGCCTGATCCGCGACGACAGCGGCAAGCGCCTTGCCAAGCGCGACGACGCCCGCGCCATCAGCCTCTACCGGGCCGAAGGCGCGCGCCCCGAGGATATTCGCCGGATGATCGGGCTTTAATTAACCTGCCTCGGGCGCCATCAGCTCGACCTCGTCGCCGTCGCGAACCGAGGTGTAAAAGCACGAGCGGCGATTGGTGTGGCAGGCAGGCCCGGTCTGCTCGACCAGAACCAGCAGGCAATCGCGGTCGCAATCGAGGCGGAAATCGACCAGCTTCTGGACATGGCCCGAGCTTTCGCCCTTCACCCAGAAATTCTGACGCGAGCGCGACCAATAGGTGACCTTGCCCGTCGCGAGAGTCTTTGCGACCGCCTCGGCATTCATCCAGGCCATCATCAAGACCTCGCCCGTCGCATGATCCTGCGCAATCGCGGGCACGAGGCCATGGGCATCGTATTTCAGGCTGGCCGGATCGAACATGGGCTTTCCTTTCACAGGTCCGGCCCCTATCTAATCGGGAAGCCATGCTAGGAAAAGCCATGTCCGACAGCGAACTGATGCAGCTTTATTCGCGCCGCATTCTGGCCTTGGCGGCGGATATTCCCCATCTCGGGCGCTTGCCGCAGGCCTCGGGCAGCGGTCACAAACGCTCGCCGCAATGCGGCTCGTCGGTGACGGTCGATGTCAACCTCGTCGATGGCCGCATTGCCGAATTCGCCCAAGAAGTGCGGGCCTGCGCCTTGGGCCAAGCCTCGGCGGGCGTGCTGGGCCAGCATGTGCTCGGGCGGTCTCGCGACGAGATCGCGGCGGCCCGCGCCGCGCTGATCGCCATGTTGAAAGAGAACGGCCCAGCTCCCGAGGGGATTTTCACCGAGCTCGAAACCCTGCTGCCCGCCCGCGATTTCCCCAATCGCCATGCCTCGATCCTGCTGGCCTGGGACGCGACCCTGGCCGCGATCGACGCCGCCTGACCGGCCCCATTTTTCCCGATCCGCGCAAAGAAAAGCCGGCCCCGGCGAACGGGAACCGGCAGTTGCGCGCAAACGAAGCCTGGGGAAAAGGCCGCGGTGACAGGCGATGTGACCGCATCGATACGCGGGGCAGAAAGGAGCAGGAATGGGGATCAGCCGGAGATCAGCGCCGGGATCCAAAGTACGGTGATCGTGGTCGCGGTCAGGGCGGCGACGCCGATCAGGTCAGAGATGAATTCGCGGGTCATGTGAGCCTCCGTCATCAACGTTGCTCATTTGTTCTCACGAATCGCAGGAACGAGTCAAGAACATATTAAGAACTATTAACGGAACATTGCCGGATAATGAGAACATCTGGCCGCTGGCCACCCGAAGCGGCCACGCCAGCTTCTCGTGATTTTCAAGAAAAACAATGGCCTCGCGGCGCTCAACCCGCCGAGATCAGCCGGATCGCCTTGTCCTGTTCCATTAACCACAAGAGCAGGCGCACAGCCTCGCCGCGCGGGCTCTCCATGGTGGGATCGCGCTCGAGATAGGCCTGCGCATCGCTGCGCGCCAAAGCCATCAGCCCGGCCTGACGTTCAAGATCGGCGATTCGAAAGCGCGGCAGACCCGATTGCGCGGTGCCGATGACATCGCCCGCCCCGCGCATCGCCAGATCTTCCTCGGCGATTCGGAAACCGTCCTCGGTCTCGCGCAGGATCTGAAGCCGCCGACGCCCGGTCTCAGAGAGCGGCTCGTGATAAACCAGCAGGCAGCTCGACGCGCCCGAGCCGCGCCCGACCCGTCCCCGCAGCTGGTGCAGCTGGGCCAGACCGAAGGTCTCGGCCCTCTCGATCACCATGATCGTGGCTTCGGGCACATCGACACCGACCTCGATCACCGTGGTCGCGACCAGAAGCTGTGCGCGTCCGGCAGCGAAATCGGCCATCGCCTGATCGCGCTCGCCCGCGGGCATCTGGCCATGGATCAGCCGGACCTTGTCGCCAAACCGCGCGCGAAGCGCCTGAAAGCGCGCCTCGGCGGCAGTGAGATCGACCAGCTCGCTTTCCTCGACCAGAGGGCAGACCCAATAGGCGCGCGCGCCGCCCGCCATCGCGCTGTCGAGGCGCTGAACGATCTGCTCGATCCGCTGATCCGAGATCACCGTCGTGGTGATCGGCTGGCGGCCTGCGGGCTTTTCGTCGAGCACCGACAGCTCCATATCGCCATATTGCGCCAGAGCGAGCGAGCGCGGGATCGGCGTCGCGGTCATCACCAGCATATCGACCGGCAAGCCGTCGCCCTTGTTTGACAACTCCATCCTTTGGGTCACGCCAAAGCGGTGCTGCTCGTCGATGATCGCAAGGCGAAGGTCTTGAAACTCCACCGTTTTCTGGATCACCGCATGGGTGCCGACCAGAATATGGATGCGACCCTCGGCCAGATCGGTCAGGATATTGGCACGAGCATCGCCCTTGTCGCGCCCGGTCAGGACCTCGATGCGCACGCCCGCAAGCTGGGCCAAAGGCTCGAGCGCGCGGTAATGCTGGCGCGCGAGGATCTCGGTCGGGGCCATCATCACGCCCTGCCCGCCCGCCTCGACGGCATTGAGAAGCGCGAGGAAAGCGACCAGCGTCTTGCCCGCGCCGACATCACCCTGAAGCAGACGGTTCATGCGATGCGGCTCGGCCATATCGGCGGCGATTTCGTGGGTCGCGCGCAGCTGCGCGCCCGTCGGCGGCCAAGGTAGCCCCGCCAGCACCTTCGCCCGCAGCTTGCCGGTGCCCTGATTGACCCGCCCGGCCCGCTTGCGCCGATCGCGCCGCACAAGGGCCAGCGTCAGCTGATGGGCGAAGAGCTCGTCATAAGCGAGCCGCGCCCGCGCCGGATCGGCCGGAAACAGCCCCTCCGGCCCTTGCGGCTCATGGGCCGCGCTCAGGGCGGCGTTGAAGCCGGGCCAGCCCTCGCGCAAAAGCAGCGCCGGATCGGCCCATTCGGCGACCTCAGGCACGCGGGCCAACGCGCCCTGCACCGCCTTTTGCACCACTTTCTGCGTCAGCCGCCCCGAGAGCGGATAAACCGGCTCGAAATCCGGCGGCAGATCCTCGGCCCCAACCCCGAGGTGATCGGGATGCACCATCTGGGCCTGACCGTCGAAGAGCTCAATCTTGCCCGAGACCACGCGGCGCGCGCCAAGCGGCAACTGCCCCTCGATCCAGTCTTTGCGTGGATGGAAGAAGACCAGCGTCAGATCGGCCTTGCCGTCCGAACAGATCACCCGCCACGGACGCCCCTTGCCGGTCGGTTGGATATGGCGCTCGACCGTGACCGCAACCGTCACGATTTCCGGCGGATGGGCCTCGGACAGATGCATGATCCGGCGGCGGCGGATGCCGGAATGGGGCAGCGTGAAAATCAGATCGCGCGGGCGCGTCACCCCCATCTGGGCGAAGCTTTCGGCCACTTTGGGGCCGACGCCCGGAAGGGTCTCGATTCCCGCGAAGAGCGGAAATAGCGAAGGAGGACGTCCCTTGGTCGCCGTCATTGCCCCGCAATCACCATCCATTGATCCTCGTCGATGACGCGAACGCCAAGTGCGGCGGCCTTGGTGGCCTTCGAGCCCGCCCCCGGCCCCGCGACCAGAATATCGGTCTTGGCGGAAA
This window encodes:
- a CDS encoding TetR/AcrR family transcriptional regulator → MARTQGSRSEITGPLIREAALRLFARHGYAAVSMRQIAAAVGVQVGTLYAYTPDKQTLLADLLKTHMEAVLAEWHDRPDTDALTRLDHFVATHIAMSLDHLEEVFLAYMELRNLSPENHAMIAGLRRRYEDALEIILIDGQREGRMRLDDPRLAMLALIGMLTGVTNWYRAGGRLDRERLIAIYQGLARGAVGA
- a CDS encoding alpha-hydroxy acid oxidase, encoding MPVITCIDDLKSLHRRRAPRMFYDYAESGSYTEQTFRENSEDFQKVRFRQKVAVDMADRSTESTMIGERVTMPVGLAPVGSTGMQCADGEIKAARAAQKFGVPFTLSTMSICSIEDVAANTEKPFWFQLYVMRDEDFVDGMIERAKKAKCSALVLTLDLQILGQRHKDLKNGLSAPPRFTLPVIMDLARRWRWCMGMAGTKRRTFGNIVGHVKNVDDLSSLSSWTSEQFDPQLDWSKIARIREQWGGKLILKGILDEEDARIAADFGADAIVVSNHGGRQLDGALSAIRMLPHIVKAVGDRVEVHMDSGIRSGQDVLRALALGAHATYIGRAFIYGLGAMGEEGVRTALEIIHKELDTTMALCGERDVRNFGPQNILLPRDFLDEYSSL
- a CDS encoding acyltransferase family protein; amino-acid sequence: MVRIYSIDYLKFVMALLVALGHSGLLQNHLGLEVFVFANSLLRLIVPSFAIASGFFLFHVVAKRKLGLWMRRVLMLHVLWTVFYAPIWLNYVTKPRDLLAPFIWGYMQLWFLAGMVVAGVMFAGLLWLGKRLGGATRLLVLVAVLCAIAGVVLQYVNITGLADMPMHRYRNGPFIIFPFMVMGYVLAGVVKNRGLEALPGPRLILPLSLLALLAMVAEASWVALNYGLSERSYLEVPFFSYLGAGLLFVLTLRLKLPKPVLDLGYLSGSIYFLHVFFELVAGWSGVSNEWLVLLAGIVGPIIVGLAYLRLMAVLRPGRKRQDETGGDIRQPAGS
- a CDS encoding 50S ribosomal protein L25/general stress protein Ctc — protein: MAKEIPNLVAEARTGTGKGAARQARREGKVPGIVYGDGKEPQPIAIEFNSLLTKLRAGRFLSTLWNLKVDGQEDVRVVCRGVQRDVVKDLPTHIDFMRLHRNTRVNLFIHVTFENHDAAPGLKRGGTLTVVRPEVELVVTASDIPDHITVDLTGKNIGDVIHIEDIVLPKGVKPTIDRNFVIANITAPAGLVAGDDAAEGEAAEA
- a CDS encoding O-methyltransferase; this translates as MRQPDYPGRDSEDWARVDGYFSDLLAPADPVLAEVLATNAAAGLPAHDVSAMQGKMLALLVPLTGARRVLEIGTLGGYSTIWMARALPEGGAITTIEANAHHAEIARANLARAGLRARVDLREGPALEVLPELEGHFDLIFIDADKPNNPAYLEWAMTLSRPGTLLIGDNVVRGGAVTQGDSADANVQGVRRFLEMIAADPRLEATALQTVGEKGWDGFVMAVVRG
- a CDS encoding FkbM family methyltransferase, whose amino-acid sequence is MADGEFETFEIDGAELRIPSGQLNDRLRGRLKDQGYEHFERDLARAHLRPGDRVLDCGSGAGLVAIVAARIVGAENVTTVEANPEMHDALRRNLRRNAGEGLRLIKGAVVPDDYAGDSVTLNLRGAFWAASLGETKGKGMRPVEVAAKRFGRLLAKREATVLTMDIEGAEAALLLAPLPASIRLVIVELHPNLYGEDTRDKILASLTAQGFRDLEARRTEEVYAFGRGD
- the trmFO gene encoding methylenetetrahydrofolate--tRNA-(uracil(54)-C(5))-methyltransferase (FADH(2)-oxidizing) TrmFO is translated as MQPIHIIGAGLAGSEAAWQIAEAGVPVVLHEMRPKVETFAHRTGDCAEMVCSNSFRSDDDQMNAVGQLHWEMRAANGLIMRMADQHRLPAGGALAVDRDAFSNAVSEVLRAHPLIEIRGEEITDLPSEGNWIVATGPLTSAALGQSIQSLTGADSLAFFDAIAPIVHADSIDMSICWLQSRYDKGETEEERTAYINCPMTREDYEAFIDALLAADKAEFREGETAGYFDGCLPIEVMAERGRETLRHGPMKPVGLTNAHKPSEKAYAVVQLRRDNALGTLYNIVGFQTKMKYGAQTEVFKRIPGLQNASFARLGGIHRNTFLNSPTLIDDRLRLRLRPNLRFAGQVTGVEGYVESAAMGLLAGRMAAAEALGHDLPPPPLTTSMGALVNHITGGAEAKTFQPMNVNFGLYPPLEDIKGGRRGRKNRYPAYTDRAKADFNSWLAAQG
- the gluQRS gene encoding tRNA glutamyl-Q(34) synthetase GluQRS; translated protein: MTRTRFAPSPTGPLHLGHAFAALTAARLADAGQFLLRIEDIDQSRCRPAYEAAIFEDLAWLGLDWPKPVWRQSERLGAYQQALDRLAALGLIYPCSCRRADILAALDAPQEGQKPLIGPDGPIYPGTCRHRAMSDARPEDAIRLNAAKAFALLDLSEVAFLDENIAPGVSHRLAATEFLTGVGDVVLARRGMGTSYHLAVVVDDAAQGITLVTRGKDLLDSTWIHVLLQRLLDLPSPRYHHHRLIRDDSGKRLAKRDDARAISLYRAEGARPEDIRRMIGL
- the hisI gene encoding phosphoribosyl-AMP cyclohydrolase: MFDPASLKYDAHGLVPAIAQDHATGEVLMMAWMNAEAVAKTLATGKVTYWSRSRQNFWVKGESSGHVQKLVDFRLDCDRDCLLVLVEQTGPACHTNRRSCFYTSVRDGDEVELMAPEAG
- a CDS encoding iron-sulfur cluster assembly scaffold protein — protein: MSDSELMQLYSRRILALAADIPHLGRLPQASGSGHKRSPQCGSSVTVDVNLVDGRIAEFAQEVRACALGQASAGVLGQHVLGRSRDEIAAARAALIAMLKENGPAPEGIFTELETLLPARDFPNRHASILLAWDATLAAIDAA